Within the Aeromicrobium sp. Root236 genome, the region TTCGGCGGGGTGGTGATCGTGCTCATGTCGTTCCTCCGGGGTGGTGGCGGTCAGCGGTTGAGGAACTCGACCGCGAGGGGGGCGAACTGCTCGTGGAACTGGAAGATGCCGCCGTGCCCGGAGTCGGCGTACATGACGAGCTCGGAGCCCGCGATGCGACGGTGCAGGTCCTCGGAGAGGACAGATGGCACCATGCGGTCGTTGTCGCCGTTGGCGATGAGCGTCGGCTGCGTCACCTTGGACAGGTCGGCCGGGGTGCTGCGGCCGTACTTCTTGATGGCTTTGAGCTGGGTCTGGAACGCCCGCGTCTTGATCTTGGCATCGCGGTCCTCGGTGCGCTCCTCGAGCCGCTTGACGAACGCCTTGGCGGCGGGCTTGCCGGTGGCGTTGCGGTTGAAGAACAGGAACTCCTTGGGGTCCGACCGCGTCAGCGTCGCGCGGAGGATGTCCCAGTACGTGGTGCCGGCGACCTTGTCGATGTCCTTGCCGCCGCGCGGTCCGGTGCCGGTCAGGACGAGCCTGCGGACGAGCTCGGGGTGCTTGACGACGAGGTCCTGGGCGATCATGCCGCCGAGGGAGAACGAGAAGATGTCGACCTGGTCGAAGCCGAGTGCCTTGATGAACTCGTACGCGTCGTCGGCCATGGCCTCGACGCTGTCAGGCACCTTGCCGGACGAGCCGCCGACGCCTTTGTTGTCGAACGTGATGACGTGCCGGGTCTTGGCGATCGGGTCCACGATGCGCGGGTCCCAGTTGTCGAGGGTCGCGGCGAGGTGGACGAAGAAGATGACGGGGATGCCTTCCTTCGGGCCCAGCTCGCGGTAGGCGTACGTCGTGCCGTCGGTCGTGACCGTCTTGGCCGGTGCCTTGGCATACGTGGTGATGGTGTCGTCCGTGCTGTTCATGATCGAGCTCCTGTGAGGTGATGTGTGCTCAGAAACGAGCATGCTCAATTATGAGTCGACTCAGAAACAATGTCAAGAGGACCGCGGGAACCGGAACGCACGGGCAGGCACGCGTGCTGCTGTGGAACTCGGGTCGCCGGTGGGGGACGATGCAGGGAGGTCACCACGGGAGGAAACGTCAAGCATGGATCTCAGCGTTGCAACGGGCACGACCGAGTCGCCGCAGCTCACCACGACGATCGGTGCCAACCTGGTCGACACCGTCGAGCAGCACGGTGGCCGCGAGGCTCTGGTCGACTGCGCCAGCGGCCGCCGCTGGACGTACGCCGAGCTGCTCGCCGAGGTCGACACCGTCGCGCTGGGGCTGCTGGCGCTCGGCGTGACGAAGGGCGACCGGGTCGGGATCTGGGCACCGAACTGCCCGGAGTGGACGTTCGTCCAGTACGCGACCGCGCGCATCGGCGCGATCCTGGTCAACGTCAACCCGGCCTATCGCAGCCACGAGCTCTCGTTCGTCGTCGGCCAGTCGGGCATGCGGACGATCGTCGCGGTGCCGGCGTTCAAGGGCTCCAGCTACGCCGACATGATCGCGGAGGCCCAGGCCGAGCACCCGTCGCTCTCCGACGTCGTGCTGATCGGCACCGACTCGTGGGACGAGCTGCGCGAGGCGGGGGCTCGCGGCGACCGCGCCCGGCTCGCCGGGATCGAGAGCGGGCTGGACGCGGCCGACCCGATCAACATCCAGTACACGTCGGGGACGACCGGGTTCCCCAAGGGTGCGACGCTCTCGCACCGCAACATCCTCAACAACGGCTGGTTCGTCGGCGAGCTGATCGACTACACCGAGGAGGACCGGGTCTGCATACCGGTGCCGTTCTACCACTGCTTCGGCATGGTGATGGGCAACCTCGCGTGCACGTCCCACGGTGCCGCCATGGTGATCCCCGCACCGTCGTTCGACCCGGTGGCCACCCTCGAGGCCGTCGCGGCGGAGCGGTGCACGTCGCTCTACGGCGTGCCGACGATGTTCATCGCGATGCTCGACCAGCCGATCGTCGACACGCTCGACCTGACCTCACTGCGTACCGGCATCATGGCCGGGTCGCCGTGCCCGGTGGAGACGATGAAGCAGGTCATCGGCAGGCTCGGCATGACCGAGGTCTCGATCTGTTACGGCATGACCGAGACGTCGCCGGTCTCCACCCAGACCCGCACCGACGACTCGCTCGAGCGCCGCGTGTCGACCGTCGGCCGGGTCGGGCCGCACCTCGAGGTCAAGATCGCCGACCCGGGCACGGGGGAGGCGCTGCCGTACGGGGAGGCGGGCGAGCTCTGCACGCGTGGATACTCCGTGATGCTCGGCTACTGGGACCAGCCGGAGAAGACCGCCGAAGCGATCGACGCCGAAGGCTGGATGCGTACGGGCGACTTGGGCGTCATGGATCCCGACGGCTACGTGACGATCACCGGCCGCATCAAGGACATGGTGATCCGCGGCGGCGAGAACATCTATCCTCGCGAGATCGAGGAGTTCCTCATGACCCACCCCGACGTGCTCGACGCCCAGGTGATCGGCGTGCCGGACGAGAAGTACGGGGAGGAGCTCATGGCCTGGCTTCGCCTGCGCGAGGGTGCCGCGCAGGTCGACGCCCCTGCCCTTCGCGAGTTCTGCAGCGGCAAGCTGGCGCACTACAAGATCCCGCGCTACGTCCACGTCGTCGACGAGTTCCCCATGACGGTCACCGGCAAGGTCCGCAAGGTCGAGATGCGCAACGCCGCCGTCGAGCTGCTCCGCGAAGGGGGCTAACCGTCGAGGTTGCTCGCCACCATGTCGGCGATCGTCGCGAGCATCACCTCGTCCTCCGACTCCACGATCACCTCGTCGCCGAACTTGGCACCCAGCGTCATGATCATGAGCGCCGAGCCGGCATCCACGGCGGGCTTGCCCTCCATCGCGAGCGTGACCCCGCTAGTCGCCGCCTGGGCGATCAGGGCAGCCGGCCGGGCGTGGAGGCCCACGGTCGATCCGACGGTGACGGTCTTGGTTGCCATGGTGCTCATCCTCTGGGTTGGTTGCGGTCGGGGTGGATCATGCGAGCACGACCTCGACGTCGTGGGCGCGTAGTGCGTCGACCTCGCGCTGGTCGGCGGCCTTGTCGGTGATCACGATGTCGAGGTCGTCGTACGACGCGAAGGCGAAGACGTGCTCGGCGGAGAACTTGGAGGCGTCGAACAGGGCCACGACCTTGCGGGCCGAGCGCACGAACGCGCGCTTGACGGCGGCCTCCTCGCTGTCGGGCGAGCTGAGGCCGTGCTGGGGCGAGGCGGCGCTCGTCGCCAGGAAGCACACGTCGACCTGCACCGAGGCCAGCGCGTCGACGGTGGCGTGCCCCGCGGCCGCGGAGGTGACGCCACGGACCCGACCGCCCAGCATGTGCAGCTCGACCGACGGGATCGCCATGAGCTTCGCCGCCGTCGGGATCGCGTGGGTGATGACGGTGAGCCGGCGGTCCGGCGGGATCAGGTCGACGAGGTGGCTGATGGTCGTACCGGCGTCGAGCACCATGCTGCCTCCGGCGGCCGGCAGGTGAGCCGCTGCAGCCCGGGCGATGCGGCCCTTCTGGTCGGCGTTCGGGATCGCGAGCGTCGGGCCGGCGGCTGAGCTCCGTCCGCGTGCCGCGACGGCACCGCCGTGCACGCGTTGGGCCAGCCCGTCGCGCTCGAGCACGGCGAGGTCGCGGCGGATCGTCTCGCTGCTGACATCCAGCTCCTCGGCGAGCTCGATCACGGCGAGCCGGCCGTCCTGCTGCAGCCGGTCGACGAGGAGCTGCTGGCGTTC harbors:
- a CDS encoding alpha/beta fold hydrolase, which codes for MNSTDDTITTYAKAPAKTVTTDGTTYAYRELGPKEGIPVIFFVHLAATLDNWDPRIVDPIAKTRHVITFDNKGVGGSSGKVPDSVEAMADDAYEFIKALGFDQVDIFSFSLGGMIAQDLVVKHPELVRRLVLTGTGPRGGKDIDKVAGTTYWDILRATLTRSDPKEFLFFNRNATGKPAAKAFVKRLEERTEDRDAKIKTRAFQTQLKAIKKYGRSTPADLSKVTQPTLIANGDNDRMVPSVLSEDLHRRIAGSELVMYADSGHGGIFQFHEQFAPLAVEFLNR
- a CDS encoding AMP-binding protein, with the protein product MDLSVATGTTESPQLTTTIGANLVDTVEQHGGREALVDCASGRRWTYAELLAEVDTVALGLLALGVTKGDRVGIWAPNCPEWTFVQYATARIGAILVNVNPAYRSHELSFVVGQSGMRTIVAVPAFKGSSYADMIAEAQAEHPSLSDVVLIGTDSWDELREAGARGDRARLAGIESGLDAADPINIQYTSGTTGFPKGATLSHRNILNNGWFVGELIDYTEEDRVCIPVPFYHCFGMVMGNLACTSHGAAMVIPAPSFDPVATLEAVAAERCTSLYGVPTMFIAMLDQPIVDTLDLTSLRTGIMAGSPCPVETMKQVIGRLGMTEVSICYGMTETSPVSTQTRTDDSLERRVSTVGRVGPHLEVKIADPGTGEALPYGEAGELCTRGYSVMLGYWDQPEKTAEAIDAEGWMRTGDLGVMDPDGYVTITGRIKDMVIRGGENIYPREIEEFLMTHPDVLDAQVIGVPDEKYGEELMAWLRLREGAAQVDAPALREFCSGKLAHYKIPRYVHVVDEFPMTVTGKVRKVEMRNAAVELLREGG
- a CDS encoding HPr family phosphocarrier protein, with the protein product MATKTVTVGSTVGLHARPAALIAQAATSGVTLAMEGKPAVDAGSALMIMTLGAKFGDEVIVESEDEVMLATIADMVASNLDG
- a CDS encoding DeoR/GlpR family DNA-binding transcription regulator; its protein translation is MYATERQQLLVDRLQQDGRLAVIELAEELDVSSETIRRDLAVLERDGLAQRVHGGAVAARGRSSAAGPTLAIPNADQKGRIARAAAAHLPAAGGSMVLDAGTTISHLVDLIPPDRRLTVITHAIPTAAKLMAIPSVELHMLGGRVRGVTSAAAGHATVDALASVQVDVCFLATSAASPQHGLSSPDSEEAAVKRAFVRSARKVVALFDASKFSAEHVFAFASYDDLDIVITDKAADQREVDALRAHDVEVVLA